One segment of Calliopsis andreniformis isolate RMS-2024a chromosome 1, iyCalAndr_principal, whole genome shotgun sequence DNA contains the following:
- the LOC143182736 gene encoding uncharacterized protein LOC143182736 yields the protein MDLDEKDERAVEIEQRMKAPLEWDTPPTCKIKDLHESHYDETLRLIKHHFFREEPMCMASSLLQDQLSVKEYLDVIRTWMKDTTSLVALSPVSGRVIGTAITRICTGSEKTDTYERVQIFEGKTLKRIMHLQNTLIKETDVYEKFGHDNYLRIYILCVHPSYREKEIDITLLAVCMQVAITLKMPAIGGVFTSGASQSLARSVGYEMLWEIRYNQWIIDDHVVFDDPGRGNYSAAFMGQLVSLEEESKDEPAVSTDAVGTK from the exons ATGGACCTCGACGAAAAGGATGAGCGCGCGGTAGAGATAGAACAGCGAATGAAAGCTCCCCTCGAGTGGGACACGCCACCGACTTGCAAAATCAAGGATCTGCACGAATCGCATTACGACGAAACGTTGCGTCTTATCAAA CACCACTTCTTTCGCGAGGAGCCTATGTGCATGGCGTCCTCGTTGCTGCAGGACCAACTATCCGTAAAGGAATACCTGGATGTCATAAGAACATGGATGAAAGACACAACGAGTTTAGTAGCTCTTAGCCCTGTGTCTGGTCGCGTGATAGGTACAGCCATCACTAGGATCTGTACTGGCTCGGAGAAAACGGATACTTATGAACGCGTGCAA ATCTTCGAAGGGAAAACCCTCAAAAGAATTATGCACCTACAGAACACATTAATCAAGGAAACAGATGTGTATGAGAAATTCGGTCACGACAACTATTTGCGGATATACATTCTGTGTGTGCACCCGTCTTATCGAGAGAAAGAAATTGACATCACGCTTCTGGCTGTTTGCATGCAAGTCGCGATCACCTTGAAGATGCCAGCGATCGGTGGCGTTTTCACCTCTGGAGCCAGTCAATCACTAGCACGCAGCGTTGGCTATGAAATGCTCTGGGAAATACGCTATAACCAATGGATCATTGACGACCATGTCGTCTTCGATGACCCAGGCAGAGGGAACTACTCAGCTGCCTTTATGGGGCAATTGGTATCCCTGGAAGAAGAATCGAAAGACGAGCCAGCAGTGTCTACCGATGCAGTCGGTACGAAATAA